The nucleotide sequence GACCTTCAAAGTGAACGCCGTTCTGAAGCAAATGTTCGCTGATGGTGGCATGTTGCTGGTCGACTACAAACTTGAGTTCGGCTTATTTAATGGTGAAGTGGTACTCGGTGACGAATTCTCTCCAGATGGTTGTCGCCTGTGGGATGCAGAGACCCGTGAAAAGCTGGATAAAGACCGCTTCCGTCAGGGCTTAGGCAACGTTGTAGAGTCTTACGAAGCCGTCGGCAAGCGTATTGGTGTTGAGTTCTGATCAGCCCACTCAGAATACGACAGGGCATTAAAGCCCCGCGCTGACTTTATACAAAACCCGTGAATTGTTTATCAGTTCACGGGTTTTTGTTTATTCAACTCCCGGCTGGTTGAAAGAATTTGCATTCTGATCATTTGCAGGCACACTAGCGGAACACTGAGTTACCAGACTGGTTTTAATCATCGTTCAGAATCAGCTGGTCGGTTTGATAATAAATTGATTACGGGAACACATCATGAAAAAAGTGGCGATTGCAGCAGTATTAGCAGCAATGACTCCAATGGCTGCTCAGGCAGACTTGTTATTCACGGTAGGTGCGAAAGCCAGCGTTTGGGATGCTGAACCAACAGGTCAGCTGGATGATGGCATTTCAGTTGAAGACGATGGCCTGAATCTGGACTCTGAGAATGGCCAGCAGCTGACGGTTTTCTTTGAGCATCCAGTGCCACTGATTCCGAATGTGAAGCTGATGCGCACGTCTCTGGAAGTTGAAGGTGAAGGTAATATTGATGGTGAGTTTGCCGGAACTCCTTTTGATGAAGATGTAGCCTCTACTTTTGACCTGAGCCACAATGATCTGACGTTGATCTGGGGCCTGCCACTGCCGATTCCTTTCGTTGATTTTAATTTTGGTTTAACCGCCCGTCAGTTTGATGGTGTTGCGGAAGTAACCGGTGCTGTTGCTGGTACTGAGTCTGTTGACTTGGATTTCACTATGCCATTGCTTTACGGTGAAGTGAAAGTCGATACGCCATTTGGTATTTATGGTCAGTTGGATGTGAACTATATCGCCTACGGTGATAACGAAGTTCAGGATCTGTCGTATGGCATTGGTTATACCTTACCAATCCCGCTGGTAGATCTGGGCTTAGAAGCGGGCTACCGCTCTTTATCTCTGAAGACGGACGAAGACCTGGCGGATATTGAAGCCGATGCCGATATTAAAGGTACTTATGTTGGTGCCAGCCTGTCAGTTGGTTTCTGATTTTCAGAAGAACCTGATTACATAAAAAACGCCGCTGGTTTGATAAAACCCGCGGCGTTTTTTTATTGGCAGAATAGAGCAGACTTTTCAAAAGCAGCAACAGGATGTTGCGTACTTATCGCCGGAGCAGGGACGCGATTGCGATAAGAGCGTCTGAAAAGTCTGTGCTGTTCTGTCGGTGTTTTGATATCGAGCGACTCAATCAACCAAAACAAAACGTACGCTGCGATTCTGCGGCTTAATATCCTGTATCTTCACCTGAACTGGCTGATTCAGTTTAAAGCAGATATCACCACTGCGGTGCGTCAGGGTTTTGGTTTCAAACGTCCAGTCGCCTTTGGCTTTGCGGCGATCAATCGTTCCTTCAATACCAGACTCTTCTAAGCGCACGGTAAAGTTTGCTGAGTTCATATGCACAATGATGGCATCGTAAGTGGCTTCTTTATCCTGCTGTTGCAGCCAGTCCAGTTTCAGCCAGCTCTCGGTTTGAGAAGCCGCAATACGGCTGTTGGTCTGACGCTGCTGAATCTGATCCAGTGTCGTTTGTTGTGGCAGCTCCGGCGTCTTTTCTTCCAATAATGCTTTTATCACTCGGTGTAATAACAGGTCATTATATTTACGCAGAGGGGAGGTAAACGTCGTGTAGTGATTAAAGCCAAGACCGAAGTGAGTACCGGCTTCCAGCGAGAGGTTACTGCGTTCAAGCTGGCGGCTGATAATGGTGCGCAGCGGGAATTCCGAATCGCACTGTTCGGCTTTCTGAACCCACTCTACAAACTCCGCTAAAGTCTGAATTTTAGGTTTACGCTCCAGTTCCAGCTGTTCACGAATTAACGCCACCACTTCACCGATGCGCTCAGTTCTTACACCGCTGTGGTTGATAAAGAAACCACTTTCTTTGTCTGCCAGCCAATCTGCAATCGAGCGGTTGCAAGCCAGCATACATTCTTCCACTAAGCGGTGTGCCTGGTTACGTTCGAGTTTGACAATTTCTTTCGCCTTGCCTTGCTCATCTGTGATGATTTTGTAATCCGGGCGCTCTTCCATCACTAAGCAGTGTTCAGTTCGGAACTGATTTAGTGCCTGAGAGCAGTTATGCAGATGAACGATATGACCATGCAGTTCTGCCGGAATCTCGTTATCTTCACCTTTAATCAATTGTGCAACCTGGGTGTAGCTTAATTTAGCCTGGCTACGGATTTTGGCATTATGAATGTTGGTGCTTTCGATCGTGCCATCTTCCGCGACTTTCAGCTCAACAACCATGGCCAGGCGTAACTCATTTTCCTGCAGTGAGCACAATTGTTCAGACAGCTCAGGCGGCAGCATTGGCAATACCTGATCCGGGAAATACGATGACGTTGCGCGTTGTTGAGCGGCCTGATCTAATTCACTGCCGGTGGCAATTAAGGCGGCCGGGTCCGCAATGCCAATCCACAAGGACCAGCCCTGACTATGAGCTTCCGCATAGAGCGCGTCATCAATGTCACGGGTCCCCGCCGAATCAATGGTCACAAAGGGTAGGTGTGTTAAGTCGGTACGTTTGTCCAGCTCAGCTTGCAGCCCTTGCTCTGCCAGCTCTGCGACCTGTTGTTGCTCAGCCGCAGAAAACTCCGCTGACAATCCGCTTTTGGCCATGATAAAGCGGTGTTCAATGTGATCTTCGCCTGGTTTGCCAATGACTTCGTCAATATGTGCCTGGGCACGGCCATTCGGATAGGGGTGTTGACTGATATGAGCACTGATTAAATCGCCTTCTTCCGCTTTCATACGCTTATTCGGCGGAATAAAAATCCAGCGATTCAGTGTGTCACTGTCCGGCTCGATAAAGTGACCTTTGCCACGAATAACATAACGGCCGTAGAGTTTGTCCAGCTCACTTTTAATGACTTTCTCAATGATGGCCTGCTGTTTACCCTCTCCGGCAGACTCAACCCGAAACGCAATCTGATCGCCCGGTAATACCTTTTCCATCTCATCGGGAGATAAAAAGAATTGTTGCTTATCTTCGGTGTTAACGAAGCCAAAACGACCGGTGGTGGCTCTTACCCGACCTTCATAACGTGGTGTGCTGTCATGAATCTCTTGTTTCAGGTTTTTGAGTTGGGAAAGGGCGTTTTTATCAAGCATCCGTTGGGTAACCACATTGCTGTTAGAAAGCGGCCAAGTGTACGGAAAAAGCAGATTTTAGGCCAGAGCAGGATGACGGCAGAGGCCGGAGAAAATCCGTGGTTTCATACTTTACAGACAATTCTTGAGTGGACTTTTTGACGAAGATCCTTGTGGTAATTCGGGCCGATAACAAAAAATTACAGAGTTTTTAAGCTTTTGTAATTCTTTTGTATGAAAAACTTGATGTCATCAGTAATAATGACAAGTCGATTCTCACGTGCTGTTAAAACTTTATCGTTAAGGCAGCTACTATCAAGAATGAATAAATACAAGATCAGCGAATAAAGGTTCTGATATGACCCATAATTCTAAAGTAAGCCGCCGTAGCTTTTTGAAATCAGTCGCCGCCGGTGCTGGCGCTGTTTCCACCCCTGCCGTATTAACCGCTTGTGGTGGTGATGACGATGATGATAACGGCCCTGTATTCTCCTTTGGGCATGGTGTCGCCTCGGGTGATCCTTTATCAGACCGTGTGATTATATGGACACGCATTACGTCTGACAGAAATGTCGAGGCGATAACGGTTGACTGGTCTGTCGCTACCGATGCTTCTATGGCTAATGTTGTCGCCAGTGGCCAGGTTGATACTGATGCAACGGTTGATTACACGGTTAAAGTGGATGCAGAAGGTTTGTCTGCTGATACAACTTACTATTATCAGTTCAGTGCAGCTGGCGTCTCTAGTGTTATTGGTGAAACCAAAACACTGCCCACGGGTGATGTCTCTAATGTGAAATTGGCTGTGTGCTCTTGCTCCAACTTTGCGTTTGGTAATTTCAATGTTTACAAAGAAATTTCCAAGGCTGGTGCCGATGTGGTTGTTCATTTAGGAGACTACATCTATGAATATCGCTCTGGTGTTTACCCTGATGCAGATAATATTGCTGAGAACCGCCAACCAGACCCTCAGGAAGAGATTATTACACTGGATCAATATCGTGCACGCTATAACCAGTATCGCCGTGACGCGGATCTTCAGGCTGCTCATCAAAACACACCGTTCATTTGTGTGTGGGATGACCATGAATTAGCCAACGATGCATATAAAGATGGCGCACAGAACCACAGTGATGACGAAGGCTCATTTGCCGATCGTCGTGCCGCTGCGTTCCAGGCTTATCACGAGTGGTTACCGATTCGTACCGGGTCCGATCGTGCAGTAATTGATCGCTCTTTTGACTTTGGTGATTTGTTGAGTCTGCACATGATGGATACCCGTCAGGTCGCACGCACCAAGTCATTGTCTTACAGCGATTTCAACTTCAGCGGCTCAGCACAAGAAGTAGCGGCTGAAAAAGCACGTTTAACTCAGGCCTTGAAAGATACAAACTCGACATTGTTGGGTGCAGAACAAGAGCAGCGCGTGTTTAACCGTTTATCTGGCTCTACAGCAACGTGGCAAGTATTAGGTCAGCAAGTATTAATGGGACGTATGATGATCCCTGCTGAAATCCAGGAAGGGCTGACAGCGTTGCAAGAAGAGCTTGAAAAAGAAACACCAGATACTGGCCTTGCAACGCAGTTGCAAAATCAGATTCGGACTTCTTTGACTGAGCTGTTTCTTCTGAAAGGCAGTGACCCATCGAATGCGCGCTTAACGGATTTATTACCCTACAACCTCGATGCTTGGGATGGTTACTCTGCAGCACGTGAAACAATTCTGAATCAAGCAAAAATGGCAGATGCTAACTTGGTTGTTTTGGCGGGTGATACTCACAATGCCTGGGCTAATGAACTGTATACCAGCGATGCTAACGGTGTTATCGAACGAGCTGATGGCCCTGTTGGTGTTGAATTTGCGACTTCGTCAGTCACTTCTCCTGGTTTCGATTCCTACATCAGTTTTGGAAGTGAACAGGAGCAGGGCTTGTTTGAATTGGCCGTGACGACGTTGGTCGATGATCTTAAGTATATGAACGCCGTTAATCGGGGTTATACGCTGGTTGAATTTACGAAAGAAAAAGCGACCTGCGAATGGCGTTTTGTTTCAACCATTCAATCGACGGATTATCAGGCAAGTGTTGCCAAGAAAATGGAAGTATTGCCAGGGGCGGGGAATCGTACCCTAGAGGACGTCGCTTTACCAGCGTCTTAATCCTGAAAAACCCGCTTCGGCGGGTTTTTTATTACTTCGATTTTATCCTCGGATTTTTATTGCTAGCGAATACTTGCCTGTCTCAGGCCTGGTATAAATTCACCCAGCGAAATTCATCCAGCTCGTCCAGATCCGGCACGGTAAACGATTCTTCGCGGCCAATTTTTTTATACGGCGGGAAGTCAAAGTTTTTCACACGCGAGTCGGCTACTAAGACCTCATTGGCTTTTTCCCGGAATACATTAAGCAGCGGTAAATTCGCTTTGTCGTACAGCACGTCGGCGGCGATTAATACATCCAGTTCTTCGTCAAACTCAAACAGGTCGCCATGGCAGCGATAAGTCACGTTATTTAAGCGGGCATTTGCCTCACAAGATATTAACGCTTCCGGGTCGATATCACAGGCAATTACGTCTTTGGCACCGGCCATCACGCAGGCAATGGCAACCACGCCCGAACCAGCACCAAAATCCATTACTTTTTTATCTTTTACCCAGTGGGGATTTTTGAGAATTTCGCGTGCTAATACCTGGCCACTGGCCCAGCAGAATGCCCAATAAGCCGGGTAGCTCTGAATCGACAGAATTTCTTCCTGAGTAAAGGGGCGGCGCATGGCCTGTGGCTCGACCAGCCAGAGTTTGATCGCATCACATTGAGGCAATGTTTGTGTAGTAACGGTGGCATCATCGAGCATATTTCGGATCAGCTGATTTAACGCGTCCTGATCCGCAGCTTGGTCGTTGCGAGTGTGTAAGAGGGAAGAGGTCATAAATCAGCGTAACGGAATCGGGTTGTTAAGGGTGGCAATATCATAACCCGCTTGTTGCAGCAGGGCTCCGGCTTGTTCATCGGCGTAATGGTAGAGCACCAGATTATCGCGAATTTCCGGCTGATATTCTTGTAAGTCGCTTAGCCCGGTATGAGAGGGATTGGGCTGAGTGCCACAGTCATGAAAAATCACTTCCTGACCGGTGAGTTTGTGATGCAATATCTCAGGAATCGGGCGGGTATCACCGCTGTAAAACATCCGTCCTGGCAGGTGTAAAGCAAAGCTGGTATTGGGAGCATGATGGCGGGTGGCATACACCTGAAAGTGTAACCCCGCATGAAAAAACTCATGGCTAACCGGCAATAACTGAAACGACTGCCAGAAATCATGGCGACCTTCGGCCATGGTGCCGAATTCCGGATACGTCGCCAGCCGCTGGTGCAAAGTAGTGATTAGATTCAGAGGCACAAATAAACGAATCGGTGCTTGTACTTGCCCTTCGGCGAGAGACTCTTGTTGCAGCCGGGCTCTGACCGTTAAAATTTCCAGATCGGCAATATGATCCAGATGGCAGTGGCTGATAAAAATAGCGTGGGGTAATTGGCCGTAACGTTGTTGGTAAGCGTGAACGGTACCCGGGCCACAATCTATCAGTAGTTGTGGCTGTCCGTTTTTTTCCAGTGTTGAGGCTGAGGTGCCCAGCGAAATCTGGCCACCGCTGCCGCAGCCATGAAAATTCAGTGAATATTGTGCGTTTTCTGTGGTCATAACCCGGTATATCGACAAACAAAAGCAAGAGGTCTGCATTATGTGGCGTCCAAAATTAATGTCCATCCCTGATGCAGCGGATGCATTGCCCGGTCGTGATGAACCCTTAGCCGTTGAGCCGGAGAGTTTTATCAATGGTGAGCGCTTTGATGGTGAATGTCCGGCGCACCTGAAGCAGCTGATTATTGGAATGGGTTGTTTCTGGGGAGCAGAGCGGCGCTTCTGGCAGCAGTCGGGTGTCGTCGTCACGTCGGTTGGTTATGGCGCGGGGCATACGCCGAATCCTACGTATCAGGAAGTGTGCAGTGGCAATACCGGCCATAATGAGCTGGTACGCATCTGGTACGATCCGCAACAAACCTCGCTGGATGCGCTGTTAAAAGTCTTTTGGGAAAGTCACGATCCGACTCAGGGCATGCGCCAGGGCAATGATGTTGGCACCCAATATCGCTCGGGTATTTATCTGTCCGATGAACAGGATCGTGAACTGGCTGAAGCATCACGTTCGCGCTATCAACGTCGTTTGCTGGCCGCCGGTTTTGACGAGATTACTACGGAAATTCTGCCTGCTGGCCCCTATTATCTGGCAGAAACCTATCATCAGCAGTATCTGGCGAAAAATCCGAACGGTTATTGTGGTTTGGGTGGTTGCCATGTCAGCTATGGCTGACGTTTAGCTACCGGTCGCCTGCTGCTCTTTTCCTGCTGCATCTGTGGGTGTTTGCTGGCATGGATGTTTTGATTGAGGAAATGCCAGATGAATTGCCCAGGCAATGGCGGTGGCATAAGCCAAATTGGTGGTAAGTTCAGTATGCGGGTTATTCAAAAACTCACGTTGTGATGCCAGGCCACGTATTTTGCTGGCCAGGTCGGGCTCAAACGCCAGGTATTTATTCCAGATACGCTGATGTAAGGCGGCATCGATCTGATAAATGCCATAGGCTTTATTTTGGCGACACAGTGAATGTTGATTTAACTGGGCCAGGGCAATCAGCAGGTTTTCAGCGGCGTCTGAATCTTTACCAAGGTATTGCAGCGTGGGGCGGATGATCTGCTCCCTGAGTTCCTGAGTGTCGAGTTCCATGACTGTGCCTGTACTGATAGCAATGGCATTATTTAA is from Bacterioplanoides sp. SCSIO 12839 and encodes:
- a CDS encoding methyltransferase → MTSSLLHTRNDQAADQDALNQLIRNMLDDATVTTQTLPQCDAIKLWLVEPQAMRRPFTQEEILSIQSYPAYWAFCWASGQVLAREILKNPHWVKDKKVMDFGAGSGVVAIACVMAGAKDVIACDIDPEALISCEANARLNNVTYRCHGDLFEFDEELDVLIAADVLYDKANLPLLNVFREKANEVLVADSRVKNFDFPPYKKIGREESFTVPDLDELDEFRWVNLYQA
- a CDS encoding MBL fold metallo-hydrolase, with the translated sequence MTTENAQYSLNFHGCGSGGQISLGTSASTLEKNGQPQLLIDCGPGTVHAYQQRYGQLPHAIFISHCHLDHIADLEILTVRARLQQESLAEGQVQAPIRLFVPLNLITTLHQRLATYPEFGTMAEGRHDFWQSFQLLPVSHEFFHAGLHFQVYATRHHAPNTSFALHLPGRMFYSGDTRPIPEILHHKLTGQEVIFHDCGTQPNPSHTGLSDLQEYQPEIRDNLVLYHYADEQAGALLQQAGYDIATLNNPIPLR
- a CDS encoding TIGR04219 family outer membrane beta-barrel protein, with product MKKVAIAAVLAAMTPMAAQADLLFTVGAKASVWDAEPTGQLDDGISVEDDGLNLDSENGQQLTVFFEHPVPLIPNVKLMRTSLEVEGEGNIDGEFAGTPFDEDVASTFDLSHNDLTLIWGLPLPIPFVDFNFGLTARQFDGVAEVTGAVAGTESVDLDFTMPLLYGEVKVDTPFGIYGQLDVNYIAYGDNEVQDLSYGIGYTLPIPLVDLGLEAGYRSLSLKTDEDLADIEADADIKGTYVGASLSVGF
- the msrA gene encoding peptide-methionine (S)-S-oxide reductase MsrA, whose amino-acid sequence is MWRPKLMSIPDAADALPGRDEPLAVEPESFINGERFDGECPAHLKQLIIGMGCFWGAERRFWQQSGVVVTSVGYGAGHTPNPTYQEVCSGNTGHNELVRIWYDPQQTSLDALLKVFWESHDPTQGMRQGNDVGTQYRSGIYLSDEQDRELAEASRSRYQRRLLAAGFDEITTEILPAGPYYLAETYHQQYLAKNPNGYCGLGGCHVSYG
- a CDS encoding ribonuclease R family protein, with translation MLDKNALSQLKNLKQEIHDSTPRYEGRVRATTGRFGFVNTEDKQQFFLSPDEMEKVLPGDQIAFRVESAGEGKQQAIIEKVIKSELDKLYGRYVIRGKGHFIEPDSDTLNRWIFIPPNKRMKAEEGDLISAHISQHPYPNGRAQAHIDEVIGKPGEDHIEHRFIMAKSGLSAEFSAAEQQQVAELAEQGLQAELDKRTDLTHLPFVTIDSAGTRDIDDALYAEAHSQGWSLWIGIADPAALIATGSELDQAAQQRATSSYFPDQVLPMLPPELSEQLCSLQENELRLAMVVELKVAEDGTIESTNIHNAKIRSQAKLSYTQVAQLIKGEDNEIPAELHGHIVHLHNCSQALNQFRTEHCLVMEERPDYKIITDEQGKAKEIVKLERNQAHRLVEECMLACNRSIADWLADKESGFFINHSGVRTERIGEVVALIREQLELERKPKIQTLAEFVEWVQKAEQCDSEFPLRTIISRQLERSNLSLEAGTHFGLGFNHYTTFTSPLRKYNDLLLHRVIKALLEEKTPELPQQTTLDQIQQRQTNSRIAASQTESWLKLDWLQQQDKEATYDAIIVHMNSANFTVRLEESGIEGTIDRRKAKGDWTFETKTLTHRSGDICFKLNQPVQVKIQDIKPQNRSVRFVLVD
- a CDS encoding alkaline phosphatase — its product is MTHNSKVSRRSFLKSVAAGAGAVSTPAVLTACGGDDDDDNGPVFSFGHGVASGDPLSDRVIIWTRITSDRNVEAITVDWSVATDASMANVVASGQVDTDATVDYTVKVDAEGLSADTTYYYQFSAAGVSSVIGETKTLPTGDVSNVKLAVCSCSNFAFGNFNVYKEISKAGADVVVHLGDYIYEYRSGVYPDADNIAENRQPDPQEEIITLDQYRARYNQYRRDADLQAAHQNTPFICVWDDHELANDAYKDGAQNHSDDEGSFADRRAAAFQAYHEWLPIRTGSDRAVIDRSFDFGDLLSLHMMDTRQVARTKSLSYSDFNFSGSAQEVAAEKARLTQALKDTNSTLLGAEQEQRVFNRLSGSTATWQVLGQQVLMGRMMIPAEIQEGLTALQEELEKETPDTGLATQLQNQIRTSLTELFLLKGSDPSNARLTDLLPYNLDAWDGYSAARETILNQAKMADANLVVLAGDTHNAWANELYTSDANGVIERADGPVGVEFATSSVTSPGFDSYISFGSEQEQGLFELAVTTLVDDLKYMNAVNRGYTLVEFTKEKATCEWRFVSTIQSTDYQASVAKKMEVLPGAGNRTLEDVALPAS